In Rhodococcus sp. OK302, one genomic interval encodes:
- a CDS encoding cation:proton antiporter regulatory subunit produces MNVEVTPLPGIGTRKDFVLASGRRVGVVTHRDGHTDLIVSKADDPDACAASLPLTTEEAAALSNLLGAPQLVAQLEEEHSDVPGIRTKQLYIKDGSRYDGQTLGDTGMRTRTGVSIVAVMRAGQVNPSPNPDFTFTGGDLLVAVGTPDGLAAAAKILTNG; encoded by the coding sequence ATGAATGTAGAAGTCACCCCACTACCGGGCATCGGGACTCGTAAAGATTTTGTCCTGGCTTCCGGTCGCCGCGTGGGTGTCGTCACTCACCGTGACGGTCATACCGACCTCATCGTCTCCAAGGCAGACGATCCCGATGCCTGTGCTGCCTCGTTGCCGCTCACCACGGAAGAAGCCGCTGCGTTGAGCAATCTTCTGGGTGCGCCTCAGTTGGTCGCGCAACTCGAAGAGGAGCACAGCGATGTTCCCGGGATTCGAACCAAGCAGCTGTACATCAAGGACGGTTCCCGCTACGACGGACAGACTCTCGGAGATACGGGGATGCGAACCCGCACCGGCGTCTCGATTGTTGCAGTCATGCGCGCAGGGCAGGTGAACCCGTCGCCGAACCCTGATTTCACGTTTACCGGGGGAGATCTCCTGGTTGCGGTCGGGACGCCGGACGGTCTGGCCGCTGCGGCAAAAATATTGACCAACGGCTGA
- a CDS encoding DUF7782 domain-containing protein — MRSETLLSITPALRTALLRNRFDTGTLLETLGPEAHAALGRSEPVPVRRASREHGDLGVLVRLFLLADDCPRSDVEAALTPLTVDDAIDAGLLEGDNSVVRAAIDLRPLDVGAGDRWVISDLDGGIRRKQTTTSDHVLGVGHASLSLLQATPTARIGSVLDLGTGCGIQALHAKTYADSVTATDINQRAIDLTAATMALNGLDVELHQGSWFEPVEGRTFDQVVANPPFVVGEARVHHTYRDSGLDLDGASELMISRSVDYLNPGGTAALLASWVHIEGEDWRSRIASWLPAHGVDAWVVQRDVADPALYVGTWLKDGGQDPRDPATEARANAWLDHLEESHVEGVGFGFVFLRRTDSPTDLMAEDLLQGFSDPLGPEALAYFDRVAWLREHDVLQERFVVDPNTALERVYLPGEEGWQQVVTRVHRGNGPHWQHEIDDLGAALLAGLRADGLVVAELVELLAAANGEDPEVLSGGVVSLLVSLVRHGLVLPVTN; from the coding sequence GTGAGAAGCGAAACACTCCTGTCCATCACTCCGGCACTACGTACCGCCTTGCTTCGCAATCGGTTCGATACCGGAACCCTTCTGGAAACCTTGGGTCCGGAAGCTCACGCTGCGCTGGGCCGCAGTGAGCCGGTTCCCGTTCGACGCGCCAGCCGCGAGCACGGCGATCTGGGTGTACTCGTTCGGCTGTTCCTTCTCGCCGACGACTGCCCTCGCTCAGACGTAGAAGCTGCACTGACGCCGCTGACCGTCGACGACGCAATCGACGCAGGCTTGCTCGAAGGCGACAACTCCGTCGTGCGGGCCGCGATCGACCTCCGCCCCCTCGACGTCGGTGCCGGGGATCGTTGGGTGATCTCAGACCTGGACGGTGGAATTCGCCGCAAGCAGACCACAACGAGCGATCACGTTCTCGGCGTGGGACACGCATCGCTGTCACTCCTGCAGGCAACACCGACCGCACGCATCGGCAGTGTTCTCGATTTGGGCACAGGCTGCGGAATCCAAGCTCTGCACGCAAAGACATACGCAGATTCGGTCACCGCGACGGACATCAACCAGCGCGCGATCGATCTCACCGCCGCCACCATGGCGCTCAACGGGCTCGACGTCGAATTGCATCAGGGTTCCTGGTTCGAGCCGGTGGAAGGACGCACCTTCGATCAGGTTGTCGCGAATCCCCCGTTTGTCGTCGGCGAGGCGCGCGTTCACCACACCTACCGTGACTCGGGACTCGATCTCGACGGCGCGAGCGAATTGATGATCTCCCGGTCCGTCGACTACTTGAACCCCGGCGGCACAGCAGCGCTGTTGGCGTCGTGGGTACATATCGAGGGTGAGGACTGGCGATCACGCATCGCGTCGTGGCTGCCGGCGCACGGCGTCGACGCGTGGGTGGTTCAGCGCGACGTCGCGGATCCCGCTCTGTACGTCGGAACGTGGCTCAAGGACGGTGGCCAGGACCCTCGCGATCCGGCGACGGAGGCTCGCGCCAACGCGTGGCTCGATCATCTCGAAGAGTCACACGTCGAAGGTGTCGGCTTCGGGTTCGTCTTCCTGCGCCGTACCGACTCTCCGACGGACTTGATGGCTGAGGACCTTCTGCAGGGCTTCTCCGACCCGCTCGGCCCCGAAGCCCTGGCCTACTTCGATCGCGTCGCGTGGCTGCGCGAGCACGATGTACTGCAGGAACGGTTTGTCGTCGATCCGAATACTGCACTCGAACGCGTTTACCTGCCGGGTGAGGAAGGGTGGCAGCAGGTGGTCACCCGAGTCCACCGCGGCAACGGCCCACATTGGCAGCACGAGATCGACGATCTGGGAGCCGCCCTACTCGCGGGCCTGCGCGCCGACGGTTTGGTCGTAGCGGAGTTGGTGGAACTCCTGGCTGCGGCCAACGGTGAAGACCCCGAGGTCCT
- a CDS encoding DUF3039 domain-containing protein — MSTQTKERPDVSTDETTDDDTPKFFHYVKKNKIAESAVMGTHVVALCGEVFPVTKSAKPGSPVCPDCKKVYEGLRKGE; from the coding sequence GTGAGCACTCAAACCAAGGAACGTCCCGACGTTTCCACAGACGAAACAACCGACGACGACACCCCCAAGTTCTTCCACTATGTGAAGAAGAACAAAATCGCCGAAAGCGCTGTCATGGGCACCCATGTCGTCGCGCTGTGCGGTGAAGTCTTTCCCGTCACCAAATCGGCGAAGCCAGGATCTCCGGTCTGCCCCGACTGCAAAAAGGTCTACGAAGGCCTACGCAAGGGCGAATGA
- a CDS encoding DUF7455 domain-containing protein, whose translation MPGTLTSPQLTAADRCDRCGAGARVRAVLPTGGELLFCGHHATEHADRLREMNAVVSESEPAI comes from the coding sequence ATGCCCGGAACACTGACCAGCCCACAGTTGACCGCTGCCGACCGGTGCGACCGGTGCGGTGCCGGAGCCCGCGTACGCGCGGTGCTTCCCACCGGCGGCGAGCTTCTCTTCTGTGGACACCACGCAACCGAACACGCGGATCGACTTCGCGAGATGAATGCCGTCGTCTCCGAGAGTGAACCCGCAATCTGA
- a CDS encoding DUF952 domain-containing protein: MKPESGQNASEPVELLHMCTRAEWERAQEIGHRIPDRFAAEGFVHMSTPYQVHLPANRIFAGRDDVVLLALDPALLGADVKWEPGVPSDPDSMRFPHLFGPIPVGAVMSVTEYRPDENGVFPALR; encoded by the coding sequence ATGAAACCGGAATCCGGACAGAACGCGAGCGAACCCGTCGAGTTGCTACACATGTGCACGCGCGCCGAGTGGGAGCGCGCGCAGGAGATCGGTCACCGCATTCCGGACAGGTTTGCGGCCGAAGGATTTGTTCATATGTCGACTCCGTACCAAGTTCATCTGCCGGCCAATCGGATTTTTGCGGGCCGGGACGACGTCGTATTGCTAGCCCTCGATCCCGCGCTGCTGGGTGCAGACGTGAAGTGGGAGCCAGGAGTTCCGTCGGATCCGGATTCGATGCGATTTCCGCATCTCTTCGGTCCGATACCCGTCGGCGCCGTCATGTCGGTCACCGAGTACCGGCCCGACGAGAACGGGGTATTTCCGGCACTGCGGTGA
- a CDS encoding DEAD/DEAH box helicase, translated as MTSEAVAVRASGAADAINSTESTGGQPGVPMQSLRAWQRRALTKYLSSSPRDFLAVATPGAGKTTFALRVASELLRDRTIDQITVVAPTEHLKHQWAESAQRSGLALDSRFSNSTGQTSSDYQGVVLTYAQVAAHPTKHRVRTEARKTLVILDEIHHGGDAKSWGEAIQEAFGDATRRLALTGTPFRSDDSAIPFVQYEPDKEGLLRSKADHSYGYADALKDGVVRPVVFLAYSGEARWRNNAGEEFTARLGEPLSAEQTARAWRTALDPTGDWIPAVLHAANTRLAQLRSGGMPDAGGLVIATDQTVAREYAKALTAITGEPPTVVLSDDPTASKRIAEFGASDDKWMVAVRMVSEGVDVPRLAVGVYATSASTPLYFAQAIGRFVRSRRKGETASVFLPSVPVLLDLASQLEAQRDHVLGKPHREKDGLDDDLLADANKQKDELGEEEKAFTSLGADAELDQVIYDGSSFGTATFSGSDEEADYLGLPGLLDADQMRALLRQRQAAQVDNNTAKAAAPAPTAAVVSDRAATADQLGTLRKELNGLVAMSVHRTGKPHGIIHAELRRVCGGPPTAIATVDQLTERIAILRSW; from the coding sequence ATGACGTCTGAGGCAGTTGCGGTTAGAGCGAGTGGGGCGGCAGACGCAATCAACTCGACCGAGAGCACCGGAGGGCAACCGGGCGTTCCGATGCAGTCGCTTCGCGCTTGGCAGCGCCGTGCGCTCACGAAGTACCTGTCCAGCAGTCCGCGGGATTTCCTCGCAGTGGCAACTCCTGGCGCCGGCAAGACGACGTTTGCATTGCGGGTTGCGTCGGAGTTGCTTCGTGATCGAACCATCGATCAGATCACGGTTGTCGCACCCACCGAGCACCTCAAACATCAGTGGGCGGAGTCGGCGCAGCGCTCGGGCCTGGCGCTCGACTCGCGGTTCTCCAACTCCACCGGCCAGACGTCCAGTGACTATCAAGGCGTTGTCTTGACCTACGCCCAGGTCGCAGCGCATCCCACCAAACACCGGGTGCGCACCGAAGCGCGCAAGACGCTTGTCATCCTCGACGAGATTCATCACGGCGGCGACGCCAAGAGCTGGGGCGAGGCAATCCAGGAAGCGTTCGGTGACGCGACCCGCAGGCTGGCGTTGACGGGAACCCCGTTCCGAAGTGACGACAGCGCAATCCCGTTCGTGCAGTACGAACCCGACAAGGAAGGTCTGCTGCGGTCGAAGGCAGATCATTCCTACGGCTACGCGGACGCGCTCAAGGACGGCGTCGTCCGCCCGGTCGTGTTCCTCGCGTATTCGGGTGAAGCGCGCTGGCGCAACAATGCGGGCGAAGAATTCACAGCCAGACTCGGAGAGCCTCTCAGCGCCGAGCAGACGGCTCGGGCCTGGCGCACGGCGTTGGACCCTACCGGCGACTGGATTCCGGCCGTCCTGCACGCGGCAAACACTCGTTTGGCGCAGCTGCGCAGCGGGGGTATGCCCGACGCCGGCGGATTGGTCATCGCGACGGATCAGACGGTTGCTCGTGAGTACGCAAAGGCATTGACGGCGATCACCGGTGAGCCGCCGACCGTGGTGCTCTCCGACGACCCCACCGCCTCGAAGCGGATTGCCGAATTCGGCGCCAGCGACGACAAGTGGATGGTCGCTGTACGCATGGTGTCGGAAGGCGTCGACGTTCCGCGTCTGGCAGTCGGTGTGTATGCGACCAGTGCCTCGACACCCTTGTATTTCGCGCAGGCGATCGGCCGTTTCGTGCGTTCGCGGCGCAAGGGGGAGACAGCCAGCGTCTTCCTGCCGTCAGTGCCGGTGCTGTTGGATCTGGCATCGCAGCTGGAAGCGCAACGTGATCACGTCCTCGGTAAGCCCCACCGCGAGAAGGACGGGCTCGACGACGATCTGCTCGCCGACGCCAACAAGCAGAAGGACGAACTCGGCGAGGAGGAGAAGGCATTCACCTCGCTCGGTGCCGACGCCGAACTCGACCAGGTGATCTACGACGGTTCCTCGTTCGGAACCGCCACGTTCTCCGGTAGTGACGAGGAAGCCGATTACCTCGGGTTGCCCGGGTTGCTGGATGCCGATCAGATGCGCGCGTTGCTGCGTCAGCGTCAGGCGGCGCAGGTCGACAACAACACTGCGAAGGCCGCCGCGCCGGCGCCGACTGCGGCTGTGGTGTCGGATCGAGCGGCCACGGCCGATCAGCTCGGTACATTGCGCAAGGAACTCAACGGACTGGTTGCGATGAGTGTGCACCGCACGGGAAAGCCCCACGGAATTATTCACGCGGAATTGCGTCGGGTGTGCGGTGGCCCGCCAACGGCCATCGCGACCGTCGATCAGCTGACCGAACGTATCGCGATTCTGCGTAGTTGGTAG
- a CDS encoding YihY/virulence factor BrkB family protein: MSDEPDPQPHESDLRHRRWHPLRRTGQLIGRTLSKAWDDSIFGKAATAAFWQTLSLAPLLLGLLGMIGYIGGWFGPNTVEIIESKIVTFSGTIFSESVVDQIIRPTVTDILQRGRPDIISVGFLLSLWAGSSAISTFVDSIVDAHGQQDARNPIWQRIFALLLYLMFLTMAVFTLPLVALGPTMIGRALPPSWYEVGSHLVDTFYYPAVGLLVIIGLTTLYKVALPKSLPWHRLLAGALVAGVFFMAASTGLRWYLGFVSSAGYTYGALATPIAFLLFTFFLGFAVVLGAEFNATVQEFWPARATRMEQVREWLVAQQSEDDNVGPVATLTWRLTTSPIRISGDKADPAAVPSYGRPRSLRTTADTTNPAVDVETVDPPSSDCASDHSALNHAERDHSPLNHAERDHSPLRRPS; this comes from the coding sequence ATGAGTGACGAGCCGGATCCACAGCCTCACGAGAGTGATCTACGTCACCGTAGATGGCATCCCTTGCGCCGTACCGGACAATTGATCGGCCGCACTCTCAGCAAAGCGTGGGACGACTCGATCTTCGGGAAAGCCGCAACCGCCGCGTTCTGGCAGACTCTGTCACTCGCGCCATTGCTCCTGGGCCTGCTCGGCATGATCGGTTACATCGGCGGTTGGTTCGGCCCCAACACGGTCGAGATCATCGAATCGAAGATCGTCACGTTCAGCGGCACCATCTTCAGCGAAAGCGTCGTCGATCAGATCATCCGGCCGACGGTCACGGACATCCTCCAGCGTGGCCGGCCCGACATCATTTCCGTGGGTTTCCTGCTGTCTCTGTGGGCCGGGTCCTCGGCAATATCGACGTTCGTCGATTCGATAGTCGATGCTCACGGCCAGCAAGACGCACGCAACCCGATCTGGCAGAGAATCTTCGCGTTGCTGCTGTACTTGATGTTCTTGACGATGGCGGTGTTCACCCTGCCGTTGGTTGCACTCGGCCCCACCATGATCGGCCGGGCACTCCCACCCTCCTGGTACGAAGTGGGCTCACATCTGGTCGACACTTTCTACTATCCCGCGGTCGGCCTGCTGGTGATCATCGGCCTCACGACGCTCTACAAAGTTGCCCTGCCCAAGTCACTGCCGTGGCACCGACTTCTCGCCGGCGCACTGGTGGCGGGTGTGTTCTTCATGGCAGCGAGTACGGGACTTCGCTGGTACCTGGGATTTGTCTCGAGCGCCGGATACACGTACGGCGCCTTGGCGACACCGATCGCTTTCCTGCTCTTCACGTTCTTTCTCGGTTTCGCGGTGGTACTCGGAGCCGAGTTCAATGCCACTGTCCAAGAATTCTGGCCGGCGCGCGCCACCCGAATGGAACAGGTCCGCGAGTGGCTTGTCGCGCAGCAGAGCGAGGACGACAACGTCGGCCCGGTGGCAACCCTGACCTGGCGCCTGACTACCAGCCCGATCCGCATCTCTGGCGACAAGGCCGATCCTGCGGCAGTTCCCTCGTACGGGCGGCCGCGGAGTCTGCGCACGACTGCCGACACGACAAACCCGGCGGTCGATGTCGAAACTGTCGATCCGCCGAGTTCGGATTGTGCGTCAGATCATTCGGCGCTGAATCACGCGGAGCGAGATCATTCGCCGCTGAATCACGCGGAGCGAGATCATTCGCCCTTGCGTAGGCCTTCGTAG
- a CDS encoding DUF3099 domain-containing protein: MARNGAFGESDEAGTPDNPVLITAAQLSVEEQHKARVRKYMTIMAFRFPALIFAAIAYGIWENGWISMLIIGASIPLPWIAVLIANDRPPRTKDEPSRYDGRRHNSGALEAGTHHTIEG, translated from the coding sequence ATGGCACGAAATGGCGCGTTCGGCGAGTCCGACGAAGCCGGAACACCCGACAATCCCGTACTGATTACCGCAGCACAGCTCTCCGTAGAGGAGCAGCACAAAGCGCGAGTCCGGAAGTACATGACGATCATGGCCTTCCGCTTCCCAGCCTTGATCTTTGCCGCCATCGCCTACGGCATCTGGGAAAACGGCTGGATCTCGATGCTCATCATCGGTGCGTCCATCCCGCTCCCCTGGATCGCGGTCCTGATCGCCAATGATCGTCCCCCGCGCACCAAGGACGAGCCCAGCCGCTACGACGGGCGACGGCACAACTCCGGCGCTCTCGAAGCGGGAACACACCACACGATCGAAGGTTGA